A window of the Pseudomonas furukawaii genome harbors these coding sequences:
- a CDS encoding glutathione peroxidase: protein MKVLPVLSLTLLALFGGQALAAECPALLQHELPKLRSKETLDLCQQFGGKPLLIVNTASHCGFTPQFKGLEALYKRYKDQGFEVLGVPSDDFKQEAASAEETAKVCFVNYGVTFAMTQPQHVTGDQATPLYRELIAQSGQSPRWNFYKYVVDRQGKVIAHFSSLTKPDDPDLIEAVERALESKP from the coding sequence ATGAAAGTCCTGCCCGTCCTTTCCCTGACGCTCCTTGCCCTATTCGGCGGCCAGGCCCTGGCCGCCGAGTGTCCTGCACTGTTGCAGCATGAATTGCCGAAGCTTCGCTCCAAGGAAACCCTGGACCTGTGCCAGCAGTTCGGTGGCAAGCCGTTGCTGATCGTCAACACGGCCAGTCACTGCGGCTTCACCCCCCAGTTCAAGGGCCTGGAAGCCTTGTACAAACGCTACAAGGATCAGGGATTCGAGGTGCTCGGCGTGCCGTCCGACGACTTCAAGCAGGAAGCCGCCAGCGCCGAGGAAACGGCCAAGGTCTGCTTCGTGAACTACGGTGTGACCTTCGCCATGACCCAGCCGCAGCACGTCACCGGCGATCAGGCGACGCCGCTTTACAGGGAACTGATCGCGCAATCCGGGCAGTCGCCGCGCTGGAATTTCTACAAGTACGTGGTGGATCGCCAGGGCAAGGTGATCGCCCATTTCTCCAGTCTGACCAAGCCGGATGATCCGGACCTGATCGAGGCGGTGGAGCGGGCATTGGAAAGCAAGCCCTGA
- a CDS encoding MFS transporter: MTSVWRTSGWILLGASLILALSLGIRHGFGLFLAPMSGEFGWGREVFAFAIALQNLIWGLTQPFTGALADRFGATRAVVVGGVLYAVGLVLMGYSDSALSLSISAGLLIGIGLSGTSFSVILGVVGRAVPVDKRSMAMGIAAAAGSFGQFAMLPGTLGLIGWLGWSSALLALGLLVALILPLAGMLKDNPAPPQAHEQTLGDALREAAGHSGFWLLALGFFVCGFQVVFIGVHLPAYLVDQHLPASVGTTVLALVGLFNVFGTYIAGWLGGRHAKPRLLTALYLLRGIVILAFVYSPLSIWSAYAFGMAMGLLWLSTVPLTNGTVATLFGVRNLSMLGGIVFLFHQLGAFLGGWLGGYLYDHTGSYELVWQISIFLSLLAAVLNWPVREQPVARLQPVGAA, translated from the coding sequence ATGACTTCGGTGTGGCGCACGAGTGGCTGGATCCTGCTGGGGGCTTCGCTGATCCTGGCGTTGTCCCTGGGAATCCGCCACGGCTTCGGCTTGTTCCTGGCTCCCATGAGCGGTGAGTTCGGCTGGGGGCGGGAGGTGTTCGCCTTCGCCATCGCCCTGCAGAACCTCATCTGGGGACTGACCCAGCCTTTCACCGGTGCTCTGGCGGACCGCTTCGGCGCCACCCGCGCGGTCGTCGTAGGGGGCGTGCTCTATGCCGTCGGCCTGGTGCTGATGGGGTATTCGGATTCGGCGCTGTCGCTGTCCATCAGTGCGGGGCTGCTCATTGGCATCGGCCTGTCGGGGACATCCTTCTCGGTGATCCTCGGCGTGGTGGGGCGCGCCGTGCCGGTCGATAAACGCAGCATGGCCATGGGCATCGCGGCGGCTGCAGGCTCGTTCGGCCAGTTCGCCATGCTGCCCGGCACCCTGGGCCTGATCGGCTGGCTAGGGTGGTCGTCGGCATTGCTGGCCTTGGGGCTGCTGGTGGCGCTGATCCTGCCGCTGGCGGGCATGTTGAAGGACAATCCCGCCCCGCCCCAGGCCCATGAGCAGACCCTGGGCGACGCCTTGCGGGAGGCGGCGGGACATTCCGGGTTCTGGCTGCTGGCGCTGGGCTTTTTCGTCTGCGGCTTCCAGGTGGTGTTCATCGGCGTGCACCTGCCCGCCTATCTGGTGGACCAGCACCTGCCGGCCAGCGTTGGGACCACGGTGCTGGCGCTGGTGGGCCTGTTCAATGTCTTCGGCACCTATATCGCCGGTTGGCTGGGCGGCCGGCACGCCAAGCCCAGGCTGTTGACCGCGCTCTACCTGCTGCGGGGGATAGTGATCCTGGCCTTCGTCTATTCACCGCTGTCCATCTGGAGCGCCTACGCCTTCGGCATGGCCATGGGGCTGCTGTGGCTGTCCACCGTGCCCCTGACCAACGGTACCGTGGCGACCCTGTTCGGGGTGCGCAACCTGTCCATGCTCGGTGGTATCGTTTTCCTGTTCCACCAGTTGGGCGCCTTCCTCGGCGGCTGGCTGGGCGGTTATCTCTATGACCACACGGGCAGCTACGAACTGGTATGGCAGATCTCCATCTTTCTCAGCCTGCTGGCGGCAGTGCTCAACTGGCCGGTGCGCGAACAGCCGGTGGCGCGCCTGCAGCCGGTCGGCGCCGCATGA
- a CDS encoding MarR family winged helix-turn-helix transcriptional regulator: MLPTQCLCTKLRRASRNVTRFYDDALAGVGLNVAQYSLLKHVTRLDQPSITSLADAMGLDRSTLGRNLKLLESKGWVTLEEGEDSRNRLVSLTPAGREVLDRALRDWEVAQARMSERLGPENRAALMALLDDLEYLD, encoded by the coding sequence ATGCTTCCGACCCAATGCCTCTGCACCAAGCTGCGCCGTGCCAGTCGCAACGTGACGCGCTTCTATGACGACGCCCTTGCCGGCGTCGGACTGAACGTGGCCCAGTATTCCCTGCTCAAGCACGTGACGCGGCTCGACCAGCCCAGCATCACCAGCCTGGCGGATGCCATGGGCCTGGACCGCAGCACCCTTGGGCGTAACCTCAAGCTGCTCGAGTCCAAGGGATGGGTGACGTTGGAGGAGGGCGAGGACTCGCGCAATCGCCTGGTGTCGCTGACGCCTGCCGGTCGTGAGGTCCTGGATCGAGCATTGCGGGACTGGGAGGTCGCCCAGGCGCGGATGTCGGAGCGCCTTGGGCCGGAGAATCGGGCGGCGCTGATGGCGTTGCTGGATGACCTGGAGTACCTGGACTGA